The Acidimicrobiales bacterium sequence AAGTCGTCCTCCACGAGCACCTGGTCGCGCACCGTCGCCGTCGGGTCGTCGAGCACCGGCACGAGGCTCGTCCCCTGCATGCCCTGCTGTCCGGCCACGCCACACAGATCGAGGAGCGTGGCCGGCAGGTCGACACCGGCCGCGAGCGACGAAGTGCGTTGTCCGCTCCCGCCGGGGGTCCGCACGACGAGGGGCACCCGCAGGCAACCCTCGAAGTGCATCGCCAGCTTCATGATGAGGCCGTGGTCGCCCATCATGTCGCCGTGGTCGCTGGTGAAGACGATGATCGTGTCGTCGAGCGTGCCCAACCGTTCGAGGGTCGCCAGGATGCGGCCGACGCCGTGGTCGATGGCCTCGACCATCCCGTAGGTGGCGGCGATGGCGGCTTGCGCCTGCTCCGGCGTGGGTCCGAACGGCACGACATAGGCGCCGTGGCTGTTGGCATCGGCGGGGAGGCCCCGGATCATCTCGAGGTGGGCGGGCCAGCCGTGACCGGGGTCGTCGTAGGTGGTGGGCAGCTCGATATCGGCCGGATCGTGACGGCTGTACCACGGCTCCGGCGGCGCCAGCGGATGGTGCGGGTCCGGGTAGGAGCACCAGACCATCCACGGTTCGTCGCGGGCCTCGGCCCCCTCGATCACGTCGATGGTGCGCTCGGTGACGAACGACGTGGAGGAGATCTCCTCGGGGTAGGGCGCGGGGAAGAGCTGCCACCACAGCGGTGACCGGCCGGGAATGTCGGCGGTGGGGTCGAGGCCGCAGCGCAGCAGCTCGTGGGACACACCCTTCTCGCGAGCCCAGCGATAGTGGTGCGCGCCCACGGTCGCACCGTGGCCGACGCAGAACTCGACGTGGGCGAAGCCGTAGTAGTCCTCGGGGTCCGTCACCTCGTCGAGCTCGTAGCGCTCGTGGTGTTCGATGGTGTCCCAGCGCTCCCCGAACGGTGAGACCCGGCCGGGAACGGTGCCGAGATCGCGGACCGCATCGCGGCTCTCGCCGTGCTGGAGATGCCCCTTGCCGACGAGGGCCGTGTGCCAGCCCTCGTCGCGCAGCCGGGAGACGAACGTGGTGTGGTGGGGTTCGAGCGAACGATCGTTGAAGATCACGCCGTGGGCCGACGGCATGAGGCCCGTCATGATCGTGGACCGGTTGGGCATGCAGACGGGGTTGTTGACGAAGGCCCGGTCGAACACCGTGCCCTCGGCCGCGATGCGGTCGATGTTGGGGGTGCGCACCACGGGGTTGCCGGCGAAGCCGACGTGGTCGGCCCGGAGCTGATCGCAGATCACGAAGAGCACGTTGGGTCTGGTCGGCTTCGGGTCCATGTCGTTCTCCTCGGATCAGGGCGCCGGGTCCGCGAAGAGCGTGGCGAGCGCCTCGGCGGCACCGGCGGTCGGCCCCCGGAACGCCACGTGCTGGTCGGGGCGCACGATCATGGCGTCGTCCTCGTCGAGCGCGAACGCACCCGTCCAGACGGGGCGGGGCACCGCGGCGACGACGACCGGGGTGGCATCGCCGATCGCCGGGTCCGGGTGGCCCTCGCAGACCATCACCGTCGGCACCGCGGGGTCCACCAGGTCGAGTGTGGAGGTGTCGCCATCGAGCCAGGCGTGGGGCAGCCGCCCGCCCGGGTGGGTGGACGGCACGTACTCCCGGGGCGCGTCGTGCACCGGCGGCGGCTCGGTGCCGTCGTCGAGCACCAACGGGCCGTGGTAGGCGTGACCGAGTTGCAAGCCCAGGTTGTCGAAGTGCATCGCCTGGTCGGCGACGGCGGTTTCGACGGCGCGTCGACGCGTCGGGTCGCCCAGCACCTCGTGCATCGTCGCGGTCGTGCGCCGGGCCGGGTCGTCGAACCCGAAGGCCGCGGGGACCGCCGCCATGGTGAGTGCGTTGTGCAGCGACTGGTCGCAGTTGACCTGCGCCACGGGACGGCGTTCGTGTTCGTACGTGTCGAGCATCGGCGGCGACGCCCACCCGGCCTCGACCGCGGCCAGCTTCCAGATCAGGTTGTGGGCGTCGGCCACGCCGCTGTTGAGCCCGAGCCCGCCGGTGGGTGGGAAGCGGTGGGCGGCGTCGCCCACCAGGAAGACCCGGCCGCGGCGGTACTCGCGCGCCACCTGGGCGCTCATGTGCCACGTGGCGGCCTCGAGCACCTCGAACTCGACCTGCT is a genomic window containing:
- a CDS encoding sulfatase-like hydrolase/transferase, giving the protein MDPKPTRPNVLFVICDQLRADHVGFAGNPVVRTPNIDRIAAEGTVFDRAFVNNPVCMPNRSTIMTGLMPSAHGVIFNDRSLEPHHTTFVSRLRDEGWHTALVGKGHLQHGESRDAVRDLGTVPGRVSPFGERWDTIEHHERYELDEVTDPEDYYGFAHVEFCVGHGATVGAHHYRWAREKGVSHELLRCGLDPTADIPGRSPLWWQLFPAPYPEEISSTSFVTERTIDVIEGAEARDEPWMVWCSYPDPHHPLAPPEPWYSRHDPADIELPTTYDDPGHGWPAHLEMIRGLPADANSHGAYVVPFGPTPEQAQAAIAATYGMVEAIDHGVGRILATLERLGTLDDTIIVFTSDHGDMMGDHGLIMKLAMHFEGCLRVPLVVRTPGGSGQRTSSLAAGVDLPATLLDLCGVAGQQGMQGTSLVPVLDDPTATVRDQVLVEDDFPSSKDSRPVPIKTRTLVTEQYRFTRDSDGFEMLYDLDADPDELDNLSVLGADPALRSGLVTGLADAMLHADDLTRTEPVSR
- a CDS encoding FAD-dependent monooxygenase, which translates into the protein MTTERVDVAIVGAGPTGLTAAHLCRRLGLSAVVLERRDGPQRAPAAHVVNARTFEIWRQAGVPMDPVLAATLDPAEAGWAHFVTTFGGEFVGSLPYERQGDEMYDVTPFPLRNLSQHRLEPILADPDLDVRLGHTFVRATEADDRVTVEAAGPDGDVTIDAGYLLGADGAASAVRRSVGIEMDGPRTIQSFVMIHLAADFRPLLGPQPGVLYFLVDPEHGGVFVSHGPDREWVYMHEWDSDSESIDDFDDARCRALVTGALDPHAAEQVEFEVLEAATWHMSAQVAREYRRGRVFLVGDAAHRFPPTGGLGLNSGVADAHNLIWKLAAVEAGWASPPMLDTYEHERRPVAQVNCDQSLHNALTMAAVPAAFGFDDPARRTTATMHEVLGDPTRRRAVETAVADQAMHFDNLGLQLGHAYHGPLVLDDGTEPPPVHDAPREYVPSTHPGGRLPHAWLDGDTSTLDLVDPAVPTVMVCEGHPDPAIGDATPVVVAAVPRPVWTGAFALDEDDAMIVRPDQHVAFRGPTAGAAEALATLFADPAP